A single genomic interval of Mesoaciditoga lauensis cd-1655R = DSM 25116 harbors:
- a CDS encoding sigma 54-interacting transcriptional regulator — MKFYFVGFRNLADVKKALRTYEIVNLEDRYALESIPSSELQGNYLFINSSRNSPIPKNEIENILKYLQSNIGVAVVVVGEEVYPIFLERKGTLHIPAKNDPQKEVAKLIKRIREALNQFAGNSAHTRNLKREVISFAFFDPNVLILGETGTGKTLLANIIHDVVNKRKKFVALNAATIPVSLLESELFGHAKGAYTSADSSKEGLIAKADGGHIFFDEIAELPLHIQAKLLHVVEEGTYNMVGDSTIRKVDVRFISATNREVTYLRKDLFFRLSERVLRIPPLRQRKEDIPDITNFIFKQNGYNLRFEDMSSEDQDILLNYNYPGNIRELQNLLRGYISEGKIKISSQTMGNTKSKIVFSNTDGISSELKGTVVDSILVMVKNIIGNGTIPHFLALKRSVESHFDMIYLTEILKMFSWDKHEVADRLGISYRYLNKLIAKYSLDRRVKKGGNPSVMPQNKIYRK, encoded by the coding sequence TTGAAATTCTACTTCGTTGGATTCAGGAATCTTGCCGACGTGAAAAAAGCGCTTCGCACCTACGAAATAGTGAATTTAGAGGATCGATACGCGTTGGAAAGCATCCCATCTTCTGAACTTCAAGGTAATTATCTCTTCATAAATTCATCTAGAAACAGCCCTATTCCAAAAAATGAGATAGAGAATATTTTGAAGTATCTCCAAAGCAACATCGGAGTTGCCGTGGTAGTGGTTGGTGAAGAGGTGTATCCAATTTTTTTGGAAAGGAAAGGCACGCTGCATATCCCGGCAAAAAATGATCCTCAAAAAGAGGTGGCGAAGCTTATAAAAAGGATAAGGGAAGCGTTAAATCAATTTGCCGGGAACAGCGCACATACAAGAAACTTGAAAAGGGAAGTTATCAGCTTTGCCTTTTTTGATCCCAACGTTCTCATCCTTGGTGAAACCGGTACGGGAAAAACTCTCTTGGCGAATATAATACATGATGTGGTGAACAAAAGAAAGAAATTCGTGGCGTTGAATGCGGCTACGATTCCCGTTTCGCTGCTCGAAAGCGAACTCTTTGGCCACGCTAAGGGAGCGTACACCAGCGCCGATTCTTCAAAAGAAGGGCTTATAGCCAAAGCGGATGGTGGGCATATTTTCTTCGATGAAATTGCCGAACTTCCTTTGCATATTCAAGCCAAATTGCTTCACGTGGTTGAAGAAGGCACTTACAACATGGTGGGAGATTCCACGATAAGAAAGGTAGATGTGAGATTTATTTCAGCCACCAACAGAGAAGTTACCTACCTCAGGAAAGATCTCTTTTTTAGGCTTTCAGAACGCGTGTTGAGGATTCCGCCTTTGAGGCAAAGAAAAGAGGATATCCCAGACATCACGAATTTCATTTTCAAACAAAATGGGTACAATTTGAGGTTTGAAGACATGTCGAGTGAAGATCAAGATATACTTTTGAATTACAATTATCCCGGAAACATACGTGAATTGCAGAATCTTTTAAGAGGTTATATTTCTGAAGGAAAAATCAAAATTTCTTCTCAGACTATGGGGAATACAAAATCTAAAATTGTTTTTTCAAACACAGATGGTATATCTTCAGAATTAAAGGGAACGGTGGTTGATTCCATCCTTGTTATGGTAAAGAACATAATAGGGAATGGCACCATTCCACATTTTTTGGCTTTGAAAAGAAGCGTAGAAAGCCACTTTGATATGATATATTTGACAGAGATTTTAAAGATGTTCAGTTGGGACAAGCATGAGGTGGCAGATAGGCTTGGGATATCGTACAGATATTTGAACAAACTCATTGCGAAATACAGTTTGGACAGAAGGGTTAAAAAAGGTGGAAATCCATCCGTGATGCCTCAAAATAAAATCTACAGGAAGTAG
- a CDS encoding type II secretion system protein GspD has protein sequence MKKYLIFSLSILVLVGIVFSENVSISFFQEPLVQALNDLATQENITILTDSTIGGFITLDLEDVPLSEVLNLMLLPGGYSWKEIKPGVYFVGSANPSSNSFFQLASMSSYHLQYVKSSTLLDLLPAVMKPYVFTSTDSPYLVLVGAPEDVKENILSTIKKIDVPKKEALFQVNVVEVDESYLRKLGMDLQWSNSSSATKNTLNVLKMAINLVYNGNGMSILSNIRSQASNGQAKILASPKIRIVSGNNGKVDVSTTRNYSYTDSSGKLVVSSVKVGVSISLTPTISSSGDVSVNMSETVSGALENSGTVPDTMSNTLSTVFDTQVGKTVAVGGVDFSTYEKSISKVPLLGDIPIIGYFFSQEKMKKVKKEIIVFITCESVGDKR, from the coding sequence ATGAAAAAATATTTAATTTTCTCTTTGAGTATCTTGGTTTTAGTAGGAATAGTTTTTTCAGAAAATGTAAGCATATCCTTTTTCCAAGAGCCATTAGTTCAAGCGCTCAACGATCTTGCCACGCAAGAGAACATAACGATACTTACAGACTCAACGATAGGGGGATTCATCACTTTGGACCTTGAAGACGTTCCGCTTTCAGAGGTGTTAAACCTCATGCTGCTTCCAGGAGGATATTCTTGGAAGGAAATAAAACCCGGCGTCTATTTTGTTGGCAGTGCCAATCCATCTTCTAACAGCTTTTTTCAATTAGCATCTATGAGCTCCTACCATTTGCAATATGTGAAATCCTCAACACTTTTGGATTTGCTGCCAGCAGTTATGAAGCCTTACGTTTTCACATCGACTGATTCTCCTTACCTTGTCCTTGTCGGTGCACCTGAAGATGTGAAAGAGAACATCTTGTCCACGATAAAAAAGATAGATGTCCCAAAGAAAGAAGCCCTCTTTCAAGTAAACGTTGTTGAGGTGGACGAGTCTTATTTGAGAAAGCTGGGTATGGATCTTCAATGGTCAAACTCTTCAAGCGCGACTAAAAACACGTTGAATGTATTAAAAATGGCCATAAATCTGGTTTATAACGGAAATGGAATGTCTATTTTATCCAACATTCGCTCTCAGGCATCTAATGGTCAAGCGAAGATATTGGCATCGCCCAAGATAAGGATCGTGAGTGGGAATAATGGTAAAGTAGATGTTTCCACAACTAGAAACTATTCTTACACTGATTCCAGTGGTAAGCTTGTCGTTTCAAGTGTTAAAGTTGGCGTGAGCATTTCCTTAACTCCAACCATATCTTCATCCGGTGATGTGTCTGTAAACATGTCAGAAACGGTGAGCGGCGCATTGGAAAATTCTGGTACAGTACCGGATACGATGTCAAACACACTTTCAACAGTTTTTGACACTCAAGTTGGAAAGACGGTGGCGGTAGGGGGAGTTGATTTTTCCACTTATGAAAAATCGATATCCAAAGTTCCTCTCTTGGGAGACATCCCAATAATAGGATATTTCTTCAGCCAAGAGAAAATGAAGAAAGTAAAAAAAGAGATCATCGTTTTCATCACCTGTGAAAGTGTGGGTGACAAGCGATGA
- a CDS encoding response regulator transcription factor gives MATILIVEDDPTIREITKLYFEKEHEVLLAEDGMKAVKIMKETPIDLMILDLILPKISGETLAQIAKDKEIPVIMVTAKNAEEDILNGLKLGAIDYITKPFSPKVLLAKADNFLERFSAKSEKYPYVDLQNNALVLENESIYLSATEARVLHEMLKNKEEVLSREELLERIWKGQKVSARIVDATIKNLRKKLKSSPVKIRTVFGKGYRAEVETNHF, from the coding sequence ATGGCAACCATCTTGATCGTTGAAGATGATCCCACAATCCGGGAGATAACAAAACTCTATTTTGAAAAAGAACATGAAGTCCTTTTGGCAGAAGATGGAATGAAAGCCGTGAAAATCATGAAAGAAACCCCCATCGATCTTATGATTCTTGATTTGATCCTTCCGAAAATCAGCGGCGAAACGCTGGCGCAAATAGCAAAAGACAAAGAAATCCCGGTCATAATGGTTACCGCAAAAAACGCGGAAGAAGATATCCTCAACGGTTTAAAACTTGGAGCGATCGATTACATAACAAAGCCGTTTTCCCCCAAAGTGCTGTTGGCAAAAGCGGATAATTTCCTTGAACGCTTTTCGGCAAAAAGCGAAAAATATCCTTACGTTGATCTGCAAAATAACGCCCTTGTCTTGGAAAATGAGAGTATATATCTTTCCGCAACTGAGGCAAGAGTACTTCATGAGATGTTGAAAAACAAAGAAGAAGTTTTAAGCAGAGAAGAGCTTTTGGAGAGGATTTGGAAAGGGCAAAAAGTTTCAGCTAGAATAGTGGATGCGACAATTAAAAATTTGAGAAAGAAATTGAAATCTTCTCCTGTAAAAATACGAACTGTCTTTGGAAAAGGCTATCGTGCGGAAGTGGAAACCAATCATTTTTAA
- the prmC gene encoding peptide chain release factor N(5)-glutamine methyltransferase: protein MASEEWNVKRLIEWTTKYLSKVSVSPRTDAEILLSHAVGKNRLWLYTNFDSQLEKETLAKFKEFIKRRSEGVPVHHITGRKLFMALEFRISDKVLVPRPETEELTERAIMDIKAKGWSKIVEIGCGSGVISVSIAKYVPNCEIWAIDVNPFAIQLTKENAELHGVSKRIHVGEYGIEPLSPDVVISNPPYLTEKEWEELPELHREPYEALVGGKDGNDVYKYILERYSPKAFYFEIAHPFRKSLKDFLDKKGFSYEITNDMSGRNRIAVVKKDGNHLDR from the coding sequence TTGGCATCTGAAGAATGGAATGTCAAACGTCTCATAGAATGGACCACAAAATATTTAAGCAAAGTTTCGGTATCTCCGCGCACAGACGCGGAGATACTTTTGAGTCATGCCGTTGGAAAAAATAGATTGTGGCTTTACACGAACTTCGATAGCCAACTGGAAAAAGAAACACTGGCGAAGTTCAAAGAATTCATAAAACGCCGTTCTGAAGGTGTGCCAGTTCATCATATAACTGGAAGGAAACTCTTTATGGCGTTAGAATTCAGAATAAGCGATAAAGTCTTGGTTCCGAGACCGGAAACGGAAGAGCTGACCGAACGGGCAATTATGGACATAAAAGCCAAGGGCTGGTCAAAAATAGTGGAAATAGGGTGTGGCAGCGGAGTTATATCCGTTTCCATTGCGAAATACGTTCCAAATTGTGAAATATGGGCAATAGATGTGAATCCATTTGCCATCCAGCTTACAAAAGAAAACGCTGAATTACATGGCGTATCCAAAAGAATTCATGTTGGGGAATATGGCATAGAGCCTTTATCACCAGATGTTGTCATTTCCAACCCTCCTTATCTCACAGAGAAAGAATGGGAAGAGTTGCCGGAGCTTCATCGCGAACCGTACGAAGCGTTGGTAGGTGGCAAAGATGGAAACGACGTTTACAAGTACATACTTGAAAGATATTCACCCAAAGCCTTTTATTTCGAAATAGCCCATCCTTTTAGAAAAAGCTTGAAAGATTTTTTGGACAAGAAAGGCTTTTCATATGAAATAACAAACGATATGTCTGGGAGAAATAGGATAGCGGTGGTGAAAAAAGATGGCAACCATCTTGATCGTTGA
- a CDS encoding metal-sulfur cluster assembly factor: MAITKEKVMEALKAVIDPEIGLDVVSLGLVYEVNISEEGNVNVKMTMTTPGCPLVGMITEDAKNILESLEGVKSVNVELVWDPPWTPDMIEPEVRARLGI, translated from the coding sequence ATGGCCATAACGAAAGAAAAGGTAATGGAAGCCTTGAAGGCTGTCATAGACCCAGAAATAGGATTGGATGTTGTTTCTTTGGGTCTTGTATACGAAGTTAACATTTCAGAAGAAGGCAACGTCAATGTGAAAATGACCATGACAACGCCGGGATGCCCACTAGTTGGTATGATAACTGAAGATGCCAAGAACATTTTGGAAAGTTTAGAAGGCGTGAAATCTGTAAACGTGGAACTTGTATGGGATCCACCGTGGACGCCTGACATGATAGAACCAGAGGTGAGGGCAAGGCTTGGCATCTGA
- a CDS encoding peptidylprolyl isomerase — protein MKKVLILSLILSVFAVAMFAASATSTVSSNAIKQVVALVNGEPIYAETLKIAANVPETLKAIEKANPKMYQLLVSSKAGTEFLKAYNEAVLSDLIDSVLMEQLAEKNYGIKFTDAQALQKVKEQVEQMLKSYNITKEQFAQYLQSQGYGSVEQFENNSIFTMKFTMTVDALKKAVTSAATVNENEVKQYYNANLDSFKTPKQIDVEHIMVSSEATANAVLKEIKSGNITFESAAAKYSLDKQSKDKNGDLGWIPETSQMPEFEQKLFNTEIGGIVGPVKTSYGWELFKVVGKKDPSIKSLKEVADQIKGQLLSQKQQKLWNDWMKGVFEKFKKESKIKTFI, from the coding sequence TTGAAAAAAGTTTTAATTCTTTCGCTTATTCTGAGTGTGTTCGCGGTGGCAATGTTCGCGGCATCTGCTACATCAACGGTGTCAAGTAACGCAATCAAACAGGTGGTTGCTTTGGTAAATGGTGAACCAATATACGCTGAAACTCTGAAAATAGCGGCAAACGTCCCTGAAACTTTAAAAGCCATAGAAAAGGCGAATCCAAAGATGTACCAATTGTTGGTTTCATCCAAAGCCGGAACAGAATTTCTTAAAGCGTACAACGAAGCGGTTTTAAGCGATTTGATCGACAGCGTTCTCATGGAACAATTGGCAGAAAAAAATTACGGAATCAAATTCACAGATGCCCAGGCTCTTCAAAAAGTCAAAGAACAGGTTGAACAAATGTTGAAATCTTACAACATAACGAAAGAGCAGTTCGCTCAATATTTGCAATCTCAGGGATACGGCAGCGTGGAACAGTTTGAAAACAATTCCATTTTCACGATGAAATTCACAATGACCGTTGATGCCTTGAAAAAAGCCGTTACATCCGCTGCAACCGTCAACGAAAATGAGGTAAAACAGTATTACAACGCCAATTTAGATTCGTTTAAGACTCCAAAACAGATAGACGTAGAACACATAATGGTGAGTTCTGAAGCGACCGCAAACGCTGTTTTGAAAGAAATAAAAAGTGGAAATATCACGTTTGAATCGGCAGCTGCCAAATATTCACTGGATAAACAATCAAAAGACAAAAATGGAGACTTGGGATGGATTCCGGAAACTTCGCAGATGCCAGAATTCGAGCAGAAGCTTTTCAACACGGAAATCGGCGGAATTGTTGGGCCTGTTAAGACATCTTACGGATGGGAACTTTTTAAAGTTGTTGGCAAAAAAGACCCATCTATCAAAAGTTTAAAAGAAGTGGCAGATCAGATAAAAGGACAATTGCTCTCTCAGAAACAGCAAAAACTTTGGAACGATTGGATGAAAGGTGTATTTGAGAAGTTCAAGAAAGAAAGTAAGATAAAAACGTTCATATGA
- the mazG gene encoding nucleoside triphosphate pyrophosphohydrolase, giving the protein MSDIKDIEELLKTMKILRSPGGCEWDAAQTHESLKPYMVEEAFEAVEAIGSKDPQKLKEELGDVLLQVIFHAVIAEEKREFDIYDVAKTLNEKLIRRHPHVFGNVKGYSYERWEEIKASEKKERKKKLGNLNPALPGLSMARRIQENAATYGFDWKTPEPVFDKVEEEIQELKEAKTEEEKTEEIGDLLFAVVNLARHLNIDPEVAVRKANEKFIDRFEKMYELSEKEGVDFKSQPIEIMEKFWQKAKREE; this is encoded by the coding sequence ATGTCCGATATCAAAGATATAGAAGAGCTCTTAAAAACGATGAAAATTTTGCGTTCTCCAGGCGGATGTGAATGGGACGCGGCACAAACCCATGAAAGCCTGAAGCCTTACATGGTAGAAGAGGCTTTTGAAGCTGTGGAAGCTATAGGTTCAAAAGATCCTCAGAAATTGAAAGAAGAACTTGGTGATGTTTTGCTTCAAGTGATATTTCATGCTGTGATAGCCGAAGAAAAAAGAGAATTCGACATCTACGATGTTGCTAAAACCTTGAACGAGAAGCTAATTCGAAGGCATCCCCACGTTTTTGGAAACGTGAAGGGTTATTCCTACGAAAGATGGGAAGAAATAAAAGCCTCCGAAAAGAAAGAAAGAAAGAAAAAGCTTGGAAATCTCAATCCCGCTTTACCAGGGCTTTCTATGGCAAGGCGCATTCAAGAAAATGCGGCCACTTACGGTTTCGATTGGAAAACCCCCGAGCCTGTCTTCGATAAAGTAGAAGAAGAAATTCAAGAACTCAAAGAAGCAAAAACAGAAGAGGAAAAAACGGAAGAGATCGGTGATCTTCTCTTTGCTGTGGTGAATCTTGCAAGACATTTGAACATCGATCCAGAAGTCGCAGTCAGAAAAGCAAATGAAAAGTTCATAGACAGGTTTGAAAAGATGTACGAGCTTTCAGAAAAAGAAGGTGTTGATTTCAAATCTCAACCCATTGAAATAATGGAAAAATTCTGGCAAAAAGCCAAGAGAGAGGAGTGA
- a CDS encoding TIGR00153 family protein encodes MSLLFGKKENEVLDLFFKHLLKVKETIDTTYTLFGASEEEVNNIAEKVRKLETEADSIRRNAETMMYAGAFLAQSRGDMLGLIESIDKISNKAEFISDLIYLQNLRIPEELIEDYKKEFKMSVQTYEALQKACESLFEDIERTKELVLEVEKFENQGDHLERALIKKIFGMDIDLALKMQLRELAFQVGDIADRSEDASDRIEIILLKTSA; translated from the coding sequence ATGTCATTACTTTTTGGTAAGAAAGAGAACGAAGTGTTGGATTTGTTCTTTAAGCACCTCCTGAAGGTAAAGGAGACAATCGATACAACTTACACACTCTTTGGAGCTTCTGAGGAAGAGGTAAATAATATAGCCGAAAAGGTTAGAAAGTTGGAAACAGAAGCCGATTCTATAAGAAGGAACGCCGAAACGATGATGTACGCAGGAGCATTCCTTGCCCAATCCAGGGGAGACATGCTAGGATTAATAGAATCTATAGATAAAATATCCAACAAAGCTGAATTCATCTCCGATCTTATCTATCTGCAAAATTTGAGAATTCCAGAAGAACTTATAGAGGATTACAAAAAAGAATTCAAAATGTCCGTTCAAACATATGAAGCTTTGCAAAAGGCATGCGAAAGCCTTTTTGAAGATATAGAAAGAACCAAAGAACTCGTGTTGGAAGTGGAAAAATTTGAAAATCAGGGGGATCATTTAGAAAGAGCCCTTATAAAGAAGATATTCGGTATGGACATAGATTTGGCTTTGAAAATGCAATTGAGGGAATTGGCCTTCCAGGTTGGAGATATAGCAGACAGATCTGAAGACGCTTCCGATAGGATAGAAATAATACTTTTGAAAACGAGTGCGTGA
- a CDS encoding inorganic phosphate transporter: protein MSTVFGPPVVSGVIKYRLATILASIFIFLGAWIGGTTGVSTVSAITQLSILSAISVSLSAAIVTLVMTSFSIPTSITQGVIGAVVGIGILESVVNWELVIKLVAFWALTPLGAILLSFFLFKFIAVLYQRMKSVRKRGTFVRILSLSAGIYAAYSLGANNLAIVSGQFTSKGMLNISQALAFGGLAMALGTFTASKKVIYAVGKDITKLDPLGSAVALVAESTALLGYSLIGVPTSSAQAVVGAVIGVGLVKGTKMINNRTLLKIISGWLITPFATGTVAVIIYMVLLKFWR from the coding sequence ATGTCAACCGTTTTTGGCCCTCCAGTTGTTTCGGGGGTTATAAAGTATCGATTAGCTACTATTTTGGCTTCTATTTTTATTTTTTTAGGAGCGTGGATAGGTGGTACTACAGGTGTTAGCACCGTTTCAGCCATTACACAGCTTTCAATATTATCTGCAATTAGCGTTTCTTTAAGCGCTGCCATTGTTACGTTGGTAATGACATCATTTTCAATTCCTACTTCTATAACGCAAGGGGTTATTGGTGCCGTGGTAGGAATAGGTATATTGGAGTCAGTTGTAAATTGGGAGTTAGTGATAAAGCTAGTTGCTTTTTGGGCATTAACACCGTTAGGTGCCATCTTGTTATCTTTTTTTCTTTTTAAATTTATAGCCGTCCTTTATCAAAGAATGAAATCGGTAAGAAAGCGTGGAACATTTGTAAGAATTCTATCTCTTTCAGCAGGTATTTATGCTGCTTATTCTCTAGGTGCAAATAATCTTGCTATTGTGAGTGGACAATTTACAAGCAAAGGAATGTTAAATATTTCGCAGGCATTAGCTTTTGGAGGACTTGCTATGGCACTTGGAACATTCACAGCGAGTAAAAAAGTTATCTATGCCGTGGGAAAAGATATAACGAAATTGGATCCACTAGGCTCAGCAGTTGCGTTAGTTGCTGAATCAACGGCACTGCTAGGATATTCGTTAATTGGGGTTCCCACTTCAAGCGCTCAAGCCGTTGTGGGTGCTGTTATAGGTGTAGGACTTGTTAAAGGAACAAAAATGATTAATAATAGAACCCTTCTTAAAATCATTTCTGGATGGTTGATAACACCTTTTGCAACCGGGACAGTTGCTGTTATAATATATATGGTTTTATTAAAGTTTTGGAGGTGA
- a CDS encoding IspD/TarI family cytidylyltransferase has product MTTAIILCAGSSTRFSQGKSNKTLQMLNEKPIFMYSVEKFFVCGVEKIILVVKKEEKPLFEKFLPNEGDFSFAVGGNRRQDSVMNALKLVEDEEKVLIHDGARPLISVDLINRVKNKVAPHACVIPVIPSEDTLRIEKYGKLYTIDRNSVFRIQTPQGCLAGELKELYEKYRSEYFYDDAAAFEKAGLIIRSVEGSKENIKITTNEDLIFASFLLDKVMNGRKEP; this is encoded by the coding sequence GTGACAACCGCCATAATTCTGTGCGCGGGATCTTCTACGCGCTTTTCACAAGGAAAGAGCAACAAAACGCTGCAAATGTTGAACGAAAAGCCAATCTTCATGTATTCAGTGGAAAAATTCTTTGTGTGTGGTGTTGAAAAAATCATCTTGGTTGTAAAAAAGGAAGAAAAGCCTCTTTTTGAAAAATTCCTGCCAAATGAGGGGGACTTTTCCTTTGCCGTTGGTGGAAATAGAAGACAAGATTCTGTGATGAACGCTTTAAAGCTAGTTGAAGACGAAGAAAAAGTGCTCATTCATGACGGTGCCCGCCCTTTGATAAGTGTTGATTTGATCAATAGGGTGAAAAACAAAGTAGCACCTCACGCATGTGTGATACCAGTAATCCCAAGTGAGGATACTCTCAGGATTGAAAAATATGGTAAACTATACACCATAGATAGGAATTCCGTATTTAGGATTCAAACGCCCCAAGGATGCCTGGCTGGAGAATTGAAAGAACTCTATGAAAAATACCGCAGCGAGTATTTTTATGATGATGCAGCGGCTTTTGAAAAAGCAGGGCTAATCATTAGAAGTGTTGAGGGAAGTAAAGAAAATATAAAAATCACCACAAATGAAGATCTAATTTTTGCTTCTTTTTTGTTGGATAAGGTGATGAATGGGAGGAAAGAACCCTGA
- a CDS encoding PIN domain-containing protein, with protein MEWALALIPTLFGLYVGHTLHPLMGLLPGGVIGASIGVTLYFLFKDLKGKKVEPISFSIGLGAFMVFSVTGLLLVNHLWGDDIMMISIGKLVIVVMALLSAIEVGKRISLEKVLNREKFRNRGSFIFDTSALLEDKILDLFDIGLFNGRVIIPQFVLIELQKLADSVDTEKKEKGRKGFEIVEKIKKIPDIEFKIDDAITYEEGKVDEEIVNLARKFSGQIVTLDYNLTKMAQLQGVKVLNLNHLSEILKPTLLPGQKVMIQIIRRGKNKEQGIGFTEDGTMIVVEDGGKFVGTHHEIVITNILRTNAGKLLFGRINPK; from the coding sequence ATGGAATGGGCTTTAGCGTTAATACCAACACTCTTTGGCCTTTATGTAGGCCATACTCTACATCCCTTGATGGGATTGTTACCCGGCGGAGTTATAGGAGCTTCCATAGGGGTAACTCTTTATTTTTTATTCAAAGATTTGAAGGGTAAGAAAGTAGAACCGATAAGTTTTTCAATAGGTCTTGGAGCGTTTATGGTGTTTTCTGTCACTGGTTTACTTCTTGTGAATCACTTGTGGGGCGACGATATCATGATGATTTCGATCGGAAAGTTAGTGATTGTCGTAATGGCGCTGTTAAGCGCAATTGAGGTTGGCAAAAGAATCAGCTTGGAAAAGGTGTTGAATCGAGAGAAATTCAGGAACCGTGGAAGCTTTATCTTCGATACATCCGCTTTGTTGGAAGATAAAATTCTGGATCTCTTTGACATAGGCCTCTTTAACGGGAGAGTCATAATCCCTCAATTCGTCCTCATAGAATTGCAAAAGCTCGCTGACAGCGTTGATACAGAAAAAAAGGAAAAAGGTCGCAAGGGCTTTGAAATAGTTGAAAAGATAAAGAAGATACCGGACATAGAATTCAAAATAGACGATGCTATAACGTACGAAGAAGGAAAAGTGGATGAGGAAATAGTGAACCTTGCAAGAAAGTTCAGTGGCCAGATAGTGACTTTGGATTACAACCTCACGAAGATGGCCCAGTTGCAAGGTGTAAAGGTGCTGAATCTGAATCATCTTTCCGAAATACTCAAACCCACTTTGCTTCCAGGTCAAAAGGTGATGATCCAGATAATCCGCCGTGGAAAGAACAAAGAGCAGGGTATCGGATTCACGGAAGATGGTACCATGATAGTCGTAGAAGACGGCGGAAAATTCGTTGGAACCCATCATGAGATAGTCATAACGAATATTCTGAGAACAAACGCTGGGAAGCTGTTATTTGGAAGGATAAATCCGAAGTGA
- the disA gene encoding DNA integrity scanning diadenylate cyclase DisA: MNYEDILAMLKLVSPGTALRNAVDDIMRADNGAIIFFVQNPDEYVKNGIIQVGFELKCPFTANKLYELAKMDGAIVISEDLKTIWYANAHLVPDSTIPSDETGTRHKTAERIAKQTGKLVLCISQRRKVITLYRDSWKHMLNDVSFVVMQMNQGLRAIERYRSNFDKGISAIDIQEIEGRVTLFDIVEVIERGIAILQISKELNFYLAELGDAGTLARVHLNELLYDVEDIIKLLIMDYASQKAIGKEHDPEDVFAKLLANESNVNSIVKTLGYDLQDSQLFELEVQPRGYRLLRNIPRIPMSVAKNVVKRFKDLSGILNASFEDLVEVEGIGEKRAQSITTGISSLRHRANLR, encoded by the coding sequence ATGAACTACGAAGATATTCTAGCAATGCTCAAATTGGTTTCACCAGGCACCGCTTTGAGAAACGCGGTAGACGATATAATGCGTGCAGACAACGGAGCCATAATATTTTTCGTGCAAAATCCTGATGAATACGTAAAAAATGGAATAATACAAGTTGGATTCGAATTGAAATGCCCTTTCACGGCGAACAAATTATACGAATTGGCAAAGATGGATGGTGCCATAGTCATATCCGAAGATCTGAAAACGATTTGGTATGCAAATGCCCACCTGGTGCCAGACAGTACGATTCCCAGCGATGAAACCGGCACACGCCATAAAACCGCAGAAAGGATCGCCAAACAAACCGGTAAGCTTGTTTTGTGCATTTCACAAAGAAGAAAGGTTATAACCCTTTACCGAGATTCATGGAAACACATGTTGAATGACGTTTCTTTTGTTGTCATGCAAATGAATCAGGGGCTTCGTGCCATTGAAAGATACAGAAGCAATTTTGACAAGGGCATATCTGCCATAGATATTCAAGAAATAGAAGGAAGAGTTACCCTTTTCGATATAGTTGAAGTCATAGAAAGGGGAATTGCGATTCTCCAGATTTCCAAAGAGCTGAACTTCTATCTAGCCGAATTAGGAGATGCCGGAACGCTTGCCAGAGTTCATTTGAATGAATTGCTTTACGATGTTGAAGATATAATAAAGCTTTTGATAATGGATTACGCTTCTCAGAAAGCGATAGGTAAAGAGCACGATCCTGAAGATGTATTTGCCAAATTGTTGGCCAATGAAAGCAACGTAAACTCCATTGTTAAGACCTTAGGATACGATCTTCAAGATTCCCAACTCTTTGAATTGGAAGTTCAACCACGCGGGTACCGTTTACTTCGAAACATTCCAAGGATACCCATGAGTGTTGCGAAAAATGTTGTGAAGCGTTTCAAAGATCTTTCTGGCATTTTGAATGCTTCCTTCGAAGACTTGGTAGAAGTGGAAGGAATAGGAGAAAAACGTGCGCAATCGATCACGACAGGCATCTCATCTTTGAGGCACAGAGCAAATTTGAGATAG